Proteins encoded by one window of Lepeophtheirus salmonis chromosome 3, UVic_Lsal_1.4, whole genome shotgun sequence:
- the LOC121115240 gene encoding E3 ubiquitin-protein ligase TRIM32, whose amino-acid sequence MLKMDLLDMSKMDLLDMSKMDLLREDYGRDVDNYNVMTWPSKEILSPKEVSSIHVANVVSKFGIRGSLPGHLNSPHGFCFGVSGEIVVADTFNHRIQVFDKAGQLRFGFGGPGKGDGKFWFPRKIAMIRDFSKNLVICDRGSLRSRMQIFSLLGQFVRKIEIQFIDIVAGLTINEHNNIVVVDSVTPAIFVITQYGDLIKYIECKDYMIEPSDIAVYQNEYYVCDFKGFGVVVLGEDGQLIKRIGGFENVRFPNGIDISDDGCILIGDSHGNEFHIAIFSKSGLLLCQYICPHVKVSRCCGLKITPEGYIITVAKNNHHVLILDTLTLKY is encoded by the exons aTGTTAAAGATGGATTTATTAGATATGTCAAAGATGGATTTATTAGATATGTCAAAGATGGATTTATTACGTGAGGACTATGGAAGAGATgttgataattataatgtaatgaCTTGGCCCAGTAAAGAAATTTTATCCCCCAAAGAGGTTAGTTCCATCCATGTTGCCAATGTAGTGTCTAAATTTGGAATTAGAGGCTCATTGCCCGGTCATTTGAACTCTCCTCATGGATTTTGTTTCGGAGTGTCTGGAGAGATTGTTGTGGCCGATACTTTTAATCATCGTATTCAA GTATTTGATAAGGCTGGGCAGCTCCGATTTGGATTTGGAGGACCTGGGAAAGGGGATGGGAAATTTTGGTTTCCACGAAAGATTGCAATGATTCGTGATTTTTCAAAGAATCTTGTTATTTGTGATCGAGGAAGTCTACGTTCTCGAATGCAAATTTTTTCTCTATTGGGTCAATTTGTTAGGAAAATAGAGATTCAATTTATTGATATCGTTGCTGGTTTAACAATTAATGAGCATAACAATATTGTTGTCGTTGATAGTGTGACCCCAGCAATATTTGTTATAACCCAATATGGagatctaattaaatatattgaatgtaaGGACTACATGATAGAACCCTCTGATATAGCTGTATATCAGAATGAATATTATGTGTGTGACTTTAAAG GATTTGGTGTTGTTGTTTTAGGAGAGGATGGCCAATTAATCAAACGCATTGGTGGCTTTGAAAACGTTCGATTTCCTAATGGAATTGACATTTCTGACGATGGTTGCATTTTAATTGGCGACTCTCATGGTAATGAATTCCATATtgctatattttcaaaaagtggatTACTTTTGTGTCAATATATTTGTCCTCATGTCAAAGTATCTCGATGTTGTGGTTTAAAAATCACACCCGAGGGTTATATAATAACCGTTGCCAAAAATAATCATCATGTTCTCATTTTGGATACACTAACTTTGAAATACTag